In Zalophus californianus isolate mZalCal1 chromosome 16, mZalCal1.pri.v2, whole genome shotgun sequence, the sequence TGTCTGGAAAGCCCATCACGAGGCGGTCTGTCCTCCTGGCCCTGGCTCTGGCCACCCTCCTggctgcaggggcaggggctcCGCTCGGCAAGAAGGGCTCCCAGAATAAGCTGCTGCTGGTGTCCTTTGACGGTTTCCGCTGGAACTATGACCAGGACACACAAACCCCCAACCTGGATGCCATGGCGCTCGACGGAGTGAAGGCCCGCTACATGACGCCAGCCTTTGTCACATTGACCAGCCCCTGCCACTTCACCCTGGTCACTGGTGAGCGTCAGCCtcgggctggggcctgggggcagggagggggctgagcaTCTAGCGGGACCGACAGAGGGAGCTCGGTGTGTGCACAGAGCCCCGTCCCCCCAGGGACCACACAGGGACAAAGGAGACCAAGGAGGGGACGCTGTCCCTGGGAGACACAGCACGGCCAAGGGAGGGGGTCATCAGCAAGCCCCACTGTTGGCGGTAACTTAAACAAGGCATCAAAATGCCCAGCGGTCCCGTTTTAAATAGTGACCCCCAACCAAGGTGGCAACCCAGGAGGGCTCCTGGAGGAAGTGAGCGTGGCCGGGTTCCAGACAGGCAGGAGAGATGACCCTGAGGCTCCTGCTCTTCCCACTGCGGCCCCGAGATGCCCTCAAACCCTCCATGGCTCTGTTTGGGCTGGAAGTCTAGAAGGCAGGTGTCAGGAGGGCCACACTCCCTCAGGAGACTCTAGAGGACCCTGCCTGCGGCTCCCAGCCTCCATGGCACTTCCGTGGCCCTTCCATGGCCTGTCTCTCCAGCCCCAGCTGTCTTCCCCCTGTGTGTCTCTCCTTGCCTTGTGAGGATGCCCATCCATAACGTAGGGCCCACCGTGACCCAGACTGCCCTCATCTTAACCTAActcatcacatctgcaaagaccctatttccaagcaAGGTCACGTGCTGAGGCTCCGGGCCCACGTGAACTTGGGGGGAGACCCTACTCAGTACAGACGGCTCATCCGCATGCCAGCATTCTGTGACCAGGGCCCCCTGCTGCAAACATCTGGTTCTCCCCTCCTGCACGGCACCTGTTTCCTTACTAGATCACGCATGGGGAtgagggggggcagggagcacgTTCTTCATCGTCCCTCCTCCTGTGGCTTCTGAGCACGAGTGCATGCGTGTCCCATGCAAAAagtgaattttagaaaatagCTCACGGATGGAGCTCCACGTGGTGCATTGAAATGTCTGCCTGGGATTCTGCTTTATGACTGGGCCATAGCTGTCTCATTAATTCCCTCCCGATAACCATCCGGGTTGCTACCGGTCTTCGCTAAAACCCACGAGGCTACAGATGACGTCCGCACACACATGCGTTTGCCCTGTGTGCACGTTTAGCTGCTGGAGACACCACGGGAACGGGTCGTAGAACCTCGGGGTTGGAGAGGATGTGCCTGTGACCCCGGACGGGGGCTCCCCCCAGCCGCGTGTGTGAAAGGCTTCCCGCTTCcctccatcctcccacctcctacctcccctctgccatctcctccccgcctccccccccccacacacaggcaAATACATCGAGAACCACGGAGTGGTTCACAACATGTACTACAATACCACCAGCAAGGTGAAGCTGCCCTACCACGCCACGCTGGGCATCCAGAGGTGGTGGGACAATGGCAGCATACCCATCTGGATCACAGCCCAACGGCAGGTAATGCTGGCCCTGAGCCCACAGACGGCAGTCGggggacaggggaagggaggaccTGGCCCAGAAAAGCCGTGACCTTGTGAGACCCAGGCGGGCCTACTCCCCGCCCCGGAATCCTGGGCTCCCAACATGGAGGGGTATTAAGTGGAGCCCCGAGGGCGGTGGGTGCTGGATGCTGATGAGCATCCACCAGCAGGCTCCGTGGCCCTGCCCAATCCTCCCTGCAGCCCCGGGACGCAGAGGGAGGGCTCCATCCTCCCAACGGGAAGGAAAACGGCACCCCTGGGCCCCTGgctctgggagtggggcccaCACAGGGAACATAAGGTCACTCAACCAAAAGGCACCTAACAATAAAACAGCTTTCTGCCTTCCCCCTTCTGAATTCCTCTCCGGGCTGGGCCGCTAACTTCCAGAGGGTGAAAGATAAGTAAGGGGTGGGCTGTAGTGTTGAGCCAGGAACCCCTCCATCGTGCAGTGCTCCGGGGGATTCCTGGCCCTGGAGGTGTGCCAATTCCTCAACAAGGTCACATGGTGACAACGAGGATACCAAATATCTGGGGACACTTAGATCCATTATGTCACTAGTGCTGGGTCCACTGGACACCCGCTCTCTCCTTCATAAAATCAGTATCAGCCGTGGCAACATAAGAGTTATAAAAGGCCTCCCCCAAAACAAAGACCCGTGCCCGCGCCGGGAGCAGGGCTGAGTgagccggcggggggggggggggggggaggcgggcaggcgggcgggcggggggctAGCCCAAGGAGGCCTGTGGCTTTAACGCCACCTTCCCTGGCAGGGCTTAAAGACTGGCTCCTTCTTCTACCCTGGCGGGAACGTCACCTACCAAGGCACAGCGGTGACAATGAGCCGGAAGGAAGGCGTTCTGCACAACTACAAAAATGAGACGCAGTGGAGGGCCGACATCGACACGGTGATGAAGTGGTTCACTGAGGACGGCCTGGACCTGGTCACGCTCTACTTTGGGGAGCCAGACTCCACGGGCCACAAGTACGGCCCCGAGTCCCAGCAGAGGAAGGAGATGGTGATGCAGGTGGACAGGACGGTGGGCTACCTTCGGGAGAGCATCAGCAGGAGCGGCCTGGAGGGCAGCCTCAACCTGATCATCACGTCCGACCACGGCATGACCACCGTCAAAAAGCAGGCCCCGGACCTGGTGGAGTTCCATAAGTTCCCCAACTTCACCTTCAAGGACATCGAGTTTGAGCTCCTGGACTATGGGCCCAACGGGATGCTGCTCCCCAAGGAAGGGATGTTGGACAAGGTGTATGAGGTCCTCAAGGATGCCCACCCCAAACTCCACGTCTACAAGAAGGAGTCGTTCCCGACATCCCTCCACTACGCCAACAACCCCAGGATCACCCCGCTGCTCATGTACAGTGACCCTGGCTACGTCATCCATGGGGTGAGCTGCCTGCCCAATGCCCGGCTTGGGACAGACTCCTTCACTGGGCGGCTGGgtctctttccatttctgtaaaaagcCCCCTATTTCTCACTAGTCCCCAGTTGGAGGGGCACTGGCCACCAAAGGGACACACCCATCACTATGCAATcggagtgtgtgtgcgtgtagtATACATGGGTGCAAATGTGTGAGATCTGTGTGCATATGGGCTTTGTACAtgctttgtgtgcatgtgtgtgcatgcgtgtagGGTAAAGTGTGGGAAGACTGGccataagaaatgaaagagaagtgagGGCGAGGAGCCCACTCTGCCGTCCGTGGTCGGCGGAGAGCCGAGGGGTGCCGAAGGGGAAGGAGGatgcaggcaggggagaggggctcgGGAAAGGAAGTGCTGGTGAGAACAGGTGCCACCCCGTGTGCCTGGGGTCTGCCCCTGGGTTACCAGGTCTTCCCCGAGGCCCTCCCTCGGGCCACGGATCTTTGGGGGCTCAGAATTCAGAGaaaccctcctgcccccacctgtgAACCCCTCCCAGGGGTCCTCTGCCCCCACAGAGGTGCTGCTGTCGGAGAGagcggggctgggctgggagtcCCCGCAGAGGCTCAGGACCTCCCCTCCCCGGCAGAGACTGAGCGTGCAGTTCAACAAGGGTGAGCACGGTTTTCACAACGACGTCATGGACATGAAGACCATCTTCCGGGCCGTGGGCCCCAGCTTCAAGACGGGCCTGGAGGTGGAGCCCTTCGAGAGCATCCACGTGTACGAGCTCATGTGCCATCTGCTGGGCATCGTGCCCGAGGCCAACGACGGGCTCCTGAGCACCCTGCTGCCCATGCTCCAGGAAACCAACAGCAGGCCCCCAAGCACCCCCTCAGGTAAGGGGCTGCCCATTCCGCCAGCAGGCCGCTGCAGACCAAGGAGCGCCATCAGCCACGTGAGGCCGCCTTCTCTTTCCTTGTCCTGGACCCCGGAAACATCTCAAGCCCCTGACACTCAAGCCCCTGGCAGCAATGAGGGGAGAGCAGGTGGAAGTGAGCAGCCTTGGGGAGACTGAGGGCCAGAGAAGCAGGTGCTTTGCCCACAGGACAGGCCCCCTGGTGAAGTCCACCTCCAGGCTCCTGGTTCCCCGTGACCTGCTCTCCCGCATGGCCATGTGAGGCTCCTTCCGGGAGTCTTCCTCTATCGGCCGCCCCCCAACacgccctcacccccaccctggcccatCCCAGGGCCAGAGGTCACCTGGGAGCTGACAAGATGGCACACCCCAGTGGGGGCCTGGCTGGAGGTGTGCTGGCCCTGCTCATCAGGGGAGGGGGCTTGTGGGGCGGCAGGGGGGAGGGCACCTGGCCCACCatggaggagcagggctgagtGACCTGCTCCCGCTCCTCTCATTCACTGGATGCTCTGAATTccctcaggctctgccctccTGCCAAGTGGCCAGCACCCCCTGGTGACGGGACTGCTGGTGGCTGTGATTCTTCTGGTCAAGGTCGCATAATGCCCCACGGCTCCAGGTCAGAAGCCCAGGAGGCGGAGGGGAGGGTGGGCCCGGGCTCCCTGCCGCTCCAGCCTCACGCGCCCCACACCGCGGCAGAGGGGAGTCAGTCCTCGAGACCCCCACAGGCCCCTTCCAGCCGCTCTCCTCTAGGCTTGCAGCAGGTCTTTCCAAAGCAGACAGACAGCCCGTGAGACTTGaaccctccccagcctcctcgcTGCCTTGCCTGCAAGGCCTCAGTACTCGGGGGGCAAGGGAGAACCCAGAAGCCATCGGGGTCAGGTGTGTGGGGGGAGCTGCAGGGGTCCTGGAATATCTGGGGAGCCAGCTCGAAGGACTCGGCGTGCTGTGTGACAGCCCCATCTTGTTCCTACCCTGGGCTGCCATGGCCCTCCAGCCAAAGCAGAAGCAAATCATCCATTCCTTCTCAAACCACACAGTGGGAGCCTGCTTGGTGTCAGGCTCTGGTCTGGGGTCTGGGGATCTGCAGGGAATGGCGCAGCCTGGGCCCTGCACCCCAGAGTCTGTAATTTAGGGGCCACGGAGGGCAGACAACAGGAAGAGAACAAATCAGTGACGGACCGGGTCCGGTGTCACTGGCAGAGAGAGGACTGGGCCACAGCAGGGAGTGGGAGACCTGAATGAGGGGGATGAGCCAGCCCCGCTCAGCCGGGGATGAGggcccaggcaggggagggcacGTGAGAGCCCCCGAGGGG encodes:
- the ENPP7 gene encoding ectonucleotide pyrophosphatase/phosphodiesterase family member 7, which gives rise to MSGKPITRRSVLLALALATLLAAGAGAPLGKKGSQNKLLLVSFDGFRWNYDQDTQTPNLDAMALDGVKARYMTPAFVTLTSPCHFTLVTGKYIENHGVVHNMYYNTTSKVKLPYHATLGIQRWWDNGSIPIWITAQRQGLKTGSFFYPGGNVTYQGTAVTMSRKEGVLHNYKNETQWRADIDTVMKWFTEDGLDLVTLYFGEPDSTGHKYGPESQQRKEMVMQVDRTVGYLRESISRSGLEGSLNLIITSDHGMTTVKKQAPDLVEFHKFPNFTFKDIEFELLDYGPNGMLLPKEGMLDKVYEVLKDAHPKLHVYKKESFPTSLHYANNPRITPLLMYSDPGYVIHGRLSVQFNKGEHGFHNDVMDMKTIFRAVGPSFKTGLEVEPFESIHVYELMCHLLGIVPEANDGLLSTLLPMLQETNSRPPSTPSGSALLPSGQHPLVTGLLVAVILLVKVA